A single window of Candoia aspera isolate rCanAsp1 chromosome 3, rCanAsp1.hap2, whole genome shotgun sequence DNA harbors:
- the LOC134493470 gene encoding E3 ubiquitin-protein ligase RNF170-like, which produces MTPLEKNCVPLSSSIHIISLQKWQQHYHSDLSCPICLQTANFPVETNCGHLFCGYCLIEYWKHGSLLRAISCPLCRQKVVLLYNIYSENQSDKQSKQTFCDIRAYNKCFSGQPQSFIDHLHDVPLLVPVIIRGIFTLAGLVWIFFLRVAICSFGTIMSLTSPLEVMPEPLCGILQAADNLAVVILLLISMINICTQMESEGINMTTSGEQNITLES; this is translated from the exons ATGACTCCTTTGGAAAAGAATTGTGTTCCTTTGTCTTCCAGTATTCACATCATAAGTTTACAGA AGTGGCAGCAACATTACCACAGTGATTTGAGCTGTCCTATCTGTCTCCAAACTGCTAATTTCCCTGTAGAAACCAACTGTGGACATTTATTTTGTG GTTACTGTCTGATTGAATACTGGAAGCATGGGTCTTTGCTAAGAGCAATCAGCTGCCCACTTTGCAGACAAAAA GTGGTTCTTCTGTACAACATCTATTCTGAAAACCAGTCTGACAAGCAAAGCAAGCAAACTTTCTGTGACATCAGAGCTTACAACAAGTGCTTCTCGGGACAGCCCCAGTCT TTTATAGATCATCTTCATGATGTGCCACTTCTTGTCCCTGTTATCATAAGAGGAATCTTCACGCTAGCTGGCCTTGTGTGGATCTTTTTCCTCAGAGTTGCCATCTGTTCTTTTGGAACCATCATGTCCTTGACCTCTCCACTTGAAGTGATGCCTGAACCTCTTTGTGGAATCTTGCAGGCAGCTGATAACTTAGCTGTTGTAATCCTACTTTTGATTAGCATGATAAACATTTGCACTCAAATGGAATCAGAAGGTATAAATATGACAACCTCTGGGGAACAAAACATTACCTTGGAATCATAA